Part of the Allofrancisella frigidaquae genome is shown below.
ACTAGAGCAGCCCAATCTGGATGAAGAAAATAGCGATTTCCTAAATGCCACATTTAGGTTAAAAGATTTTTTTAAAATCTGTCTAGATCTTGGCCCTAGAATAATTGTTGTTACTGATGGAGCTAACGGTGTTTATGCAGCTACTAAAGATAAATTTTACCACAGTGAGTCATTTAATGTCAGTAACGTAGTTAATACCCTAGGAGCTGGGGATGCTTTTAGCTCAACTTTTTGTGCTAACATATACAAAGGCTTAGCCATAGAAGAAGCTATAAAATATGCCTTAATAAACGCTTGTCATGTAATTCAACATCCTGATGCTAAATCTGGATTACAACATATAACAGACCTGGAAAAAATAAAATCAAAGATTGATACTGAATTAGACTCTAAAATCTCTATTAATTTCTGGTAGCAATATAGTCACCCTCTAAGAAAGATTCTACATCTTTGACATAATAATCAATTTCTTGATTTTCGTAAAAATTAACGGCAGATTTTTTGTCATCTGCATGTATAAGAACCGTTTCCATACCTAAATATTTAGCTGTTACTAGATTATGAGAGGAATCTTCAAAGAAGATAGCTTTACTAAAGTCAATGCCAAACTTATTTTTACCTACCTCAAAGTATTTTTCTTTAGGTTTAGCAACTAATTCTGTATCTTCCAATGTCAATACTCCATGAAACAGGTTATCTAGCCCAAACTGCTTCATAACTCTATTTGCATGAAAGTTAGAAGCATTAGTAAAAAC
Proteins encoded:
- a CDS encoding pyrimidine 5'-nucleotidase, translated to MKTYIFDLDNTLYSYKNGLFDSQLERMREYIKIKLKISDDEKADAIRDELYYECGSTMLGLMRYHNIDYKEYLNFIDDIDIGHFKPNLKLNSHLNTLKNTSNVYVFTNASNFHANRVMKQFGLDNLFHGVLTLEDTELVAKPKEKYFEVGKNKFGIDFSKAIFFEDSSHNLVTAKYLGMETVLIHADDKKSAVNFYENQEIDYYVKDVESFLEGDYIATRN